The Phormidium yuhuli AB48 DNA window CAGCAAGCCTGGGTCTCCGGGGCCGGCTCCGACGAGATAAACTTTGCCCACGGGGTCTGAAGAAGTCACCAAGGTTGTCAACGCAGTACGGCAGAATCAGAGAATAGTGGTTAACATTTTGATATACGATGGCCCCTTTTGTCTGTATCAGGGTGAACTTTCTCGGAGGAGACTGGCCGGGACAACGTCTTCTGATGTTGAGATGATGGGGCGATCGGTTTGTGTTAGCATCCTCATTTCCTACACCTATGACTGTGCAAGTACAATTTCTCCCCGACGATGTGACAGTAGAGGCCCAAGCCGGTGAGCCGTTACTGGATGTGGCGAAGCGGGCTGGCCTCACGATTCCCACAGGCTGTCTGATGGGGTCTTGTCATGCCTGTGAGGTCGATCTCAATGGTGAGGCCATTTGTTCTTGCATTACGGCGGTTCCGGCCGGGATGGACCAAATTACCGTAGATCTCTATAGTGACCCAACTTGGTAGGTGAACCGGTCAGGAAATGGCGTGGGCATAAAGACCTGGGGAATAGGCCTCAATGACATTTCCGGTTTCACCGCAGGTAATCATGAGGTAGTCACAATGGTGACATTCGGTGCGGACTAGACGACCGTGATCCAGGTTGTGCCGCTCCCCTAGACGACCACAGTTAGGACAGTGAATGGTTGTGGCTTGGGGAGTTAGGGGCAGGGCTTGTAAAGGAACTTTCATGGCTGTTTTGGTTAAATTGGAGTTAAAACGGGTTCAAATGAGGCTCTAAATGACCTCTGGCTCGCTCGTAGCCAATGGCGATCGCACCTGAGGCTTAATGAGAACTGATAGGGGTTGGAGTCTCGGTAAATTTAACTAGATATGATCACCCCAGTTTTCAGTTACTGATACATCTGCCCCTATTGTAAGGCGATCCCAACTAAGTCACTCGTCAAGACCTTGGAGCTAAACCCTTGATGCCTAGGGCATTTGCAGCCTAGCTTCAGGGCCTTGAGAGCTTCACTCTTCTCCATAAATTCTTAATATTCCAATCATCGATTCTGGCCTTTTGCCTCTCCACCCTCTTCAGGTTGCCAAAGTCCCCCGAGCAGCAGATGAGCCTGGGGTCAGCTTTTGCCTGGTGAATGGGACATTTCTTGTCTCTACCACTTTAAGAATTGTTAAACTGTAAAAAAAGATACAGAAATTTGTTATATTGATAAGTGTGGAAGACAAAAATGTCAGCCGCCGCAAGATTTAGCAATAGCCGTCGAGGAATAATAATCATGTCTTTAACCGATCGCAGCCGCGCCTTGATGAGCCGTCATCATCAAGCCATCCGCAACCGTCAACAGTCTTTGTTAACCCGAGCAGCTGAGGAAGCCGGGATTCCGGGAGAGGCCAGTGATCATTGGTCTCACGTTCAAGGTAAACCCTCTTACAACAACTCAATTTCTTACGATCGCAGTGGTGCGACCATGAGCTAATTAGCCCAGGTCTTCCATCTTGGAGTTTGAATCCGCGTCTGGCCTTGTCCGACGCGGTATTTTTTTGTCCCCTCCGCCCCTTGCCTATTGCCTATTGCCTTCTTCCCCCTATTGCCTTCTTCCCCCTTTTGCCTTCTTCCCCCTATTGCCTTCTTCCCCCTTTTGCCTTTTACCTTCCCCCCTCGTTATTCTGAATAAGTATCCCAAACTGCACCCAGCCATGACCTCCCCCGCCTATTTACTGGTCGCCCATGGTAGCCGCGATCCCCGTCCCGCTCAAATCGTGAGTCATTTGGCCCATCTCATGGCACAACAGTTAGGACAGTCTCCAGTGGGAACAGCTGCCCTGGATTGTCAACCGGAACCTCTGCACCAACAACTGCTGAACTTTTATCAGCAGGTACAACGGCCCGTGCGGATTTTGCCCCTGTTTTTGCTGCCGGGGGTGCATGTGAAAGAGGACATCCCCGAGGAAGTGGCGATGGCGCGATCGCAGCTCCCGGAAACAGCCACCCTAGAGATTCTGCCCTATCTCGGCAGTCACGAGGGACTCGGCCAAGTCTTACAAGGGCAAATCCAGGCCGCCCCCCCCTGTGACGCCTGGATTCTCTTGGCCCACGGGAGTCGGCGGCCCGGGGGCAATGCTCCCATCGAGGCCCTAGCCGCACAACTCCCAGAACGAGTCGGTTGTCCGGTTCGCACCGCTTATTGGTCCGTTGAACCCCGCCTAGAGCAACAACTGCAAGACGATGAGCAGGCCGGATATAAACGGGTGGGGGTACTGCCCTACTTCCTCTGTCCTGGAGGACTCACCGATGCCATTGCCGAGAACCTACAGGCGATCGCCCGGCCCCAGGTTATCCTAGCTGACACCCTCAGCCAACATCCCGAATTGATGGCGATTTTACTGGACTTGTGCCAAGGCATCCCCGTCCGTTCACCCGTTTAACGACGGATGCTAACGTCCTCCGAGTCGTTCGATTTGTTCAAGGGCCCGTTCATAGCAGTTCACCCGGCCCACATCTAGACAGGCCTGGGCGGCGCGTTCATAATCGGCGATCGCCCCCGAGCGGTCCCGAAGCCTCTCCCGCACCGCTGCCCGATTAAAATAAGGCGTGGGCGACTGATCATTAAGCCGCAGGGCTTGAGTGTGGTCTTCCATCGCCCGTTGATAATTTCCTAACTGAGCATAGACGGTGCCACGATTGCTAAAGGCCACCGGATTATCAGGGTTCAAGTCAATCGCCTGGCTGTAATCCTCAATTGCCCCCTCTAAATCCCCCAATGCCCCCTTAGCCATGCCCCGATTACTAAAAGCTTTAGCATGGTTGGGGTTTAACTCAATCGTTCGGCTACAATCAGCGACAGCCTGTTCATAGTTCCCTAAATTGTAGTGAGCAATACAGCGATTGTTATAGGCGACCCAATCATCCTCTGCCAACTCCAGGGCCCGAGTACAATCAGCCACCGCCGCCTCATAGTCAAATAAATTCAGGTGGACACTACACCGGTTCACCAGTGCCTTAGTATGGTCCGGCTCTAAGGCCAACACCTGGCTATAATCCTGTTGTGCGCCGCGATATTCCCCCATATTGAAGCGAGCGCGACCGCGACTGTAGAAGGCATCAACATGGTCAGGGGCGACGCGAATGGCTTGGGTGAAGTCGGCAATGGCTTCGGTGGGGTTCCCGGCAGCGGAGTGGGCTAAGCCCCGATTAAGAAAGGCGTTGGGAGAACTAGGATCCTGTAGGATGGCTTGGGTGTAATCTTGAATGGCAGAGCTATAGTCCCCCAATTCATAGGAAATTAGGGCCCGTTGATAATAGGCATCAGCATCATTGGGAGACAATTGCAGCACTTGAGAGAAGTCCCTCATCGCGGCTTCTAGGTCTCCGGACTGGATTTGGGCTAAGCCTCGGTTGTAGAGGGCATTGTAGTGATTGGGATCTAACTCTAGGGTACGGCTGTAGTCTTGGATAGCTTCCTCAAGATTACCCTGGTCAAAGTGGAGATTAGCCCGTTGATAATGAGCTTCGACGTGATGGGGATGATGATAGATGGCGCGGTTGAGGGACTGTAAGGCTAAGTCTTGATTCCCCTGTTCTACGTTCGCCAGAGCCCGATGAAAAAAGTCCCGGGCCCGGCTTTCTCGGGGACGTTGCCAGAGCCAGAGTCCTAGGCCGACACTCAGGAGCACTAGCCCCAGACCACCAGCCCAACTGAACCACGAACGGGATGAGGAAGACGTGGCGGCGGGGGTTAAGGCGTCTTCCTCAAGGGGAGCCTCCGAGGCTTCGCCTGCCATCTGATACCGCTCTAAGATGGGGGCTAAATCCTCCAAAACCGCATTGGCTGACGGGTAACGTTTGGCACAGGAGTATGTCACCATTTTGTCGATGACGGCGGCTAGGTCGTCGGACACTTGGGTCCGTTTGCGCCAAATGAGGGTTCCCGATTCGTCTTGGAGTTTCGGGAGATTGTGAGCGGAGACGCCAGTGAGGGCTTGGATGGCGATCGCCCCGAGGGAATAGAGGTCACTGTTATATTGAGGATTGCCCTGAAACTGCTCAATGGGCATATAAACCGGGGTCCCGGCGGCGATGGTGCGTAGGGCATCATCTTGGGCAATTTGCTGGCTGAGAGCTTTGACGGAGCCGAAGTCAATGAGGAGCAGTTCTTGGTCATGATCGCGACGGATAATGTTTTCCGGTTTGACATCGCGATGGATGACTTCATGCTGATGGACGAAGACGAGGATTTGTAGGATATCCCATAACATCTGGGCGACAGTGGCTTCCGGAAGGGGTTGTCCTGGTAAAATTTCCTCACTCAAGGGATGGCCATCCACATATTCCTTCACCAGATAGAGGCGCTCCTCTTCTTGGAAGTAGGCTAGTAGACGGGGAATGCGATCATGGCTGCCGAGTTGTTCAAGGGTTTCGGCTTCTTGTTCAAACAGTCGTTTTGCCGTCTGAAGGGATTCGACACCACCTTTGACGGGGGAGAGTTGTTTGACGACACATTTAGGCAGGCCGGGACGGCGAACATCCGCTGCGAGATAGGTTTGGCCGAAGGCCCCTGATCCCAAAATCTTAATGATGCGATAACGTCTGTCTAAAAGGGTTCCGATCACTAGGGTTTTGCTCGCACCTGCCACGTCAGGAAACTCCGACTTGAGAAATCTTTATCTTCGATTATACTGGACAATATTTTGGGCGAACGGTGACTCAGATGACTCTCCAGGGTTATTGATTGGAGGAGATGAGATGGGAGTGGCGCGAGTCATGATGAGTATAGGTCTTTTTTGCTCGGTTCTGCTGGCGTTCCTGTTGGCGTTTGAGACGCCAGAGGTAAATTAGCCGTAAACTGCCGATGTAACTGACGATCGCCAATAGGGTGGCCATGACTAGAGACCCGAGCAGTAGATCCGCAAAAAACTCCCCAGTTTGGTCCAGGAAGATTTCTAGGGAGTTCCATTGAGGAGGCACATCACTACTGGAGCCGAGAAGTAAGCGCCCGATTTGGAAGTTCAGCCAATAGATGGGGAGATAGGTCAAGGGGTTACTGATCCAAGTACAGACAGCGGCACAGAGTTTATGACCTCGGGCCATCATGGCTAGGAGAATGCTAATGGGGGTTTGCATCCCAAATAAGGGAAAGCAGCCCGCGAAGACTCCAACCGCTACCCCTCGGGCGATGTATTCGGGGGGGTCTTGAAGACGGATCAAACGCCAGTAGTAATAGCGGATGATGCGCACCCCCCGTTCGAGAAGTTGAATCAGATAGGTGAGAACGTGTGAACCGAGCGGTTGAGTCATGAGTGAGTGCAAACGGTGAGATAGAAGGGACAGCTCATCTGGACTCCTCTGGCGATCGCCATTCCGGTCAGGGTTGACTGTCCATTGA harbors:
- a CDS encoding 2Fe-2S iron-sulfur cluster-binding protein; translation: MTVQVQFLPDDVTVEAQAGEPLLDVAKRAGLTIPTGCLMGSCHACEVDLNGEAICSCITAVPAGMDQITVDLYSDPTW
- a CDS encoding sirohydrochlorin chelatase, whose protein sequence is MTSPAYLLVAHGSRDPRPAQIVSHLAHLMAQQLGQSPVGTAALDCQPEPLHQQLLNFYQQVQRPVRILPLFLLPGVHVKEDIPEEVAMARSQLPETATLEILPYLGSHEGLGQVLQGQIQAAPPCDAWILLAHGSRRPGGNAPIEALAAQLPERVGCPVRTAYWSVEPRLEQQLQDDEQAGYKRVGVLPYFLCPGGLTDAIAENLQAIARPQVILADTLSQHPELMAILLDLCQGIPVRSPV
- a CDS encoding serine/threonine-protein kinase — translated: MAGASKTLVIGTLLDRRYRIIKILGSGAFGQTYLAADVRRPGLPKCVVKQLSPVKGGVESLQTAKRLFEQEAETLEQLGSHDRIPRLLAYFQEEERLYLVKEYVDGHPLSEEILPGQPLPEATVAQMLWDILQILVFVHQHEVIHRDVKPENIIRRDHDQELLLIDFGSVKALSQQIAQDDALRTIAAGTPVYMPIEQFQGNPQYNSDLYSLGAIAIQALTGVSAHNLPKLQDESGTLIWRKRTQVSDDLAAVIDKMVTYSCAKRYPSANAVLEDLAPILERYQMAGEASEAPLEEDALTPAATSSSSRSWFSWAGGLGLVLLSVGLGLWLWQRPRESRARDFFHRALANVEQGNQDLALQSLNRAIYHHPHHVEAHYQRANLHFDQGNLEEAIQDYSRTLELDPNHYNALYNRGLAQIQSGDLEAAMRDFSQVLQLSPNDADAYYQRALISYELGDYSSAIQDYTQAILQDPSSPNAFLNRGLAHSAAGNPTEAIADFTQAIRVAPDHVDAFYSRGRARFNMGEYRGAQQDYSQVLALEPDHTKALVNRCSVHLNLFDYEAAVADCTRALELAEDDWVAYNNRCIAHYNLGNYEQAVADCSRTIELNPNHAKAFSNRGMAKGALGDLEGAIEDYSQAIDLNPDNPVAFSNRGTVYAQLGNYQRAMEDHTQALRLNDQSPTPYFNRAAVRERLRDRSGAIADYERAAQACLDVGRVNCYERALEQIERLGGR
- a CDS encoding DUF2062 domain-containing protein, coding for MTALSHGVLILSLLYRQWTVNPDRNGDRQRSPDELSLLSHRLHSLMTQPLGSHVLTYLIQLLERGVRIIRYYYWRLIRLQDPPEYIARGVAVGVFAGCFPLFGMQTPISILLAMMARGHKLCAAVCTWISNPLTYLPIYWLNFQIGRLLLGSSSDVPPQWNSLEIFLDQTGEFFADLLLGSLVMATLLAIVSYIGSLRLIYLWRLKRQQERQQNRAKKTYTHHDSRHSHLISSNQ